The following are encoded together in the Denticeps clupeoides unplaced genomic scaffold, fDenClu1.1, whole genome shotgun sequence genome:
- the LOC114776048 gene encoding transmembrane protein 42-like, giving the protein MFPGVVYALLAGFLGAVASSSAKLSLGADYLKGVCESGLRTWGEQRKFRPENEATACDWLHIPLRLLCGGLLFTCNAVMWTFLAKALRYSSSSTRATVTTTASNFISSAFLGQLIFGESHLALWWVGISLTLSGLLVLHRATPSDPPVTKKDE; this is encoded by the exons ATGTTCCCCGGCGTGGTGTACGCGCTGCTCGCGGGCTTCCTGGGCGCCGTGGCGTCGTCGTCAGCCAAGCTGTCCCTGGGCGCGGACTACCTGAAGGGGGTGTGTGAGTCCGGCCTCCGGACGTGGGGCGAGCAGCGCAAATTCCGCCCGGAGAACGAGGCCACCGCGTGCGACTGG CTGCACATCCCCCTGAGGCTCCTCTGCGGCGGCCTGCTCTTCACCTGCAACGCTGTGATGTGGACCTTCCTGGCCAAGGCGCTCAggtactcctcctcctccacccggGCCACTGTGACCACCACGGCCTCCAACTTCATCTCCTCT GCGTTCCTGGGTCAGCTCATCTTTGGGGAGAGCCACCTGGCGCTGTGGTGGGTGGGCATCTCGCTCACGCTCTCCGGCCTCCTGGTGCTTCACCGAGCAACACCCAGCGACCCACctgtgaccaagaaggatgaaTGA